ATGACTGTAAATAAGTAAGATTCGCCTTAGAATCCGCAATAATGCCTTGCCTTTCTTCTTCAGTAAGGACTTCGCTTTCGAGCTGTAGAAGGGCCTCTGGAAGGTTTTTAAATTTCTTTGTATGTTCATTTGATAAACTAGCAACAGCACGATTTGCGCCTTCCACAACGTCACATAAGCCAATATCGTAAGCTTGTTGAGCTGACAACCACGTTTCTTCATCCATCATTCGTTGAATTTCTTCTTGTGAAGTCTTACCATCGATTTTTGACATATAGGTTTCAATTTGCATGCCGTTAATTCGATCCAAATCATCTGCGACTTTGCGTAATTCACTTGAATTTCCGAAAGCACCTGTCATTGCATTATGGATCATTAACATTGCATTTGAGGGCATTCGCACTTCATCACAGCAAGCCACAATGTCACTCGCAATAGATGCTGCTATTGCATCCACATGAGCGATTGTACGAGCCTTATGTCGTTTCAACATGTTCCCAATGGCGATCCCTTCAAACACTGAACCCCCTGGACTATTCACGTAAATATGAAGTTCACTGACGTCACCAACAGCATCTAGTTTTTCTTTGAAAACCACCGATGACATTTCTCCAAACTCTTCCCAAGCCCACGGAGTAATTTCGCCCAAAATAAAAACATCCGCTGATTTACCATCAACCGATGCTTTAACATCAAAGAAAGTCTTCTTTTTATTCAACTTTTTCACCCCCTTCCACAGTTGTGGTAGCAGTAGAGGTACCTTTCCGTTCTTCAATAGGCATATCAATTGGGTAAAGGTCACCACTAATCCATAATTTATTTGCTTGTTCAGCTTTATCTGGAGGTAGGTCTTCCCAACCTCTAACTTCATTTTGAGTAAACCAACCATTTCGAATTCCTTGTTGATAAAATGCTGAACGTGTAGCTGTATCACCTCGTAACAGTGAATTAACAGTAAATTTAAAGTAATAACCTTCAATTCTTTGATCTTGTGTGAGTAATTTTCTGTTAAATTCCTGTTCGTATTGACGAATAATTGGTGTAAGTGTCATCTGTACAAACTGAATCATCATCTGCTCATTGTTTGCAAATCCTCCGCCTTGTTCATTTAAAAAAGAAAGAGGAATGTTAAACACGTTTGCCACTCGAGTACGAGTTACTTTTTCTGATGAGATTGTTTCACCTGGTGTATATGTTTTTGTCATTTTATCAATTTCAACACCTGGTTCTTGGAATAAAACACCGCCATTTTCATTATAAAAATGTTTGAAATTCGCTATAACTTCCTTTTGCTTCGCTTCTGATACGTTAGCTCCATATTTTAAAATGAATGATTCTTTCTTTTCCATTTCAGAAAGAGAAAATTCCTGAACTGCTTTATCATATTGAAGAGTATTTTTTAATACATCTAATGGTGAGATGCCTTTTATGCGATTGGATCCAGTAATATGTTTTACATGAATCATATTCATGTTGTGTATATAACTTGTTTTGTTATTCCCTCGCACTTCATACCATAATTCGCCTGTTACATCATCGATTAATGGTTTAACTTGTACATTATCAAGTACAACAAGTGATTCAGGTTGCATTAAGTAATTACGTAAAATAATTGAATATCCATTACCATGTTCATTACGTGCTACTTCTAATTTATTAATCAGTTCCCAACCACTCATATTTGGATTTGGATTTACTAGCAAATCACTCAAATTGTTATTTTCTACATCATAGTGCTTATATAATTTAATTGGCAAACTTGAAACAGTGTTTGAAAGCCTAGTAATCACACTGAAAATAGTTTCATTTGTAACTAATTGTGAATTATCGATACCCCAAAATGTTCTCCCTTGCCATAATGAAAAATCATAGCCTTGTCCTTTCCACGTTGCATAAGCTGTGTAGAGAGAGGCTTTAAATTTGCTCCATATATTCATTTGTTCACCTCCCTCCAATCACAAATCATTTAATGAAATAAACTTGATATTTCCTTCACCTTGTACAGTTACGAATTTCTTCATAACCTCTACATGAGCATTTAAAAAAGCCGCAAAACCGTCAATTTTACGGTAGCGACTTTGTTTAGTAGGCATTTTATTTTTATTCCTGTCTTCCACAAGTACGACATTATTAGTGTACCAACGGAATAATCGGTTGTCGTTGAAGATAACATTCCCATCAATAAATCGCTCTTTTGCATCATCAATAGCCGGTCCTAGTGTAATAAATCCTTGTCTAACCACTTCACAAACAAAACCATAATTTTGTAGCATTTCAACTAATCCGAATGCTTTCGCTGGATCATACATAATTTTTTCGATTGA
This genomic stretch from Lysinibacillus pakistanensis harbors:
- a CDS encoding head maturation protease, ClpP-related, producing the protein MKKLNKKKTFFDVKASVDGKSADVFILGEITPWAWEEFGEMSSVVFKEKLDAVGDVSELHIYVNSPGGSVFEGIAIGNMLKRHKARTIAHVDAIAASIASDIVACCDEVRMPSNAMLMIHNAMTGAFGNSSELRKVADDLDRINGMQIETYMSKIDGKTSQEEIQRMMDEETWLSAQQAYDIGLCDVVEGANRAVASLSNEHTKKFKNLPEALLQLESEVLTEEERQGIIADSKANLTYLQSLNLI
- a CDS encoding phage portal protein encodes the protein MNIWSKFKASLYTAYATWKGQGYDFSLWQGRTFWGIDNSQLVTNETIFSVITRLSNTVSSLPIKLYKHYDVENNNLSDLLVNPNPNMSGWELINKLEVARNEHGNGYSIILRNYLMQPESLVVLDNVQVKPLIDDVTGELWYEVRGNNKTSYIHNMNMIHVKHITGSNRIKGISPLDVLKNTLQYDKAVQEFSLSEMEKKESFILKYGANVSEAKQKEVIANFKHFYNENGGVLFQEPGVEIDKMTKTYTPGETISSEKVTRTRVANVFNIPLSFLNEQGGGFANNEQMMIQFVQMTLTPIIRQYEQEFNRKLLTQDQRIEGYYFKFTVNSLLRGDTATRSAFYQQGIRNGWFTQNEVRGWEDLPPDKAEQANKLWISGDLYPIDMPIEERKGTSTATTTVEGGEKVE